One genomic region from Phragmites australis chromosome 1, lpPhrAust1.1, whole genome shotgun sequence encodes:
- the LOC133884302 gene encoding patellin-2-like — MTPSFAGEKHWCVWPTLWRGWQGQNVGGEKLWRGRAARGWSASRVASTSLFHFSLSTSISRSKFPRTPSRSVAFSTRAEETKQESAAAAPEVVVTEAKKKADEPAPAEEKKADEPEPAEEKTVEVEEKAVEAEKKADDDSEEEEKADEAEEPVAADEVAVTDGTGSFKEESNLVSELPDPERMELAQYKELIATALANGKFDLPPPPTPPAQPAAAPSTEETKPEEPAKEEAKDEASGLAPRCAAPLRRDR; from the coding sequence ATGACGCCGAGCTTTGCCGGCGAAAAGCATTGGTGCGTCTGGCCCACGCTTTGGCGCGGCTGGCAAGGCCAAAATGTGGGTGGCGAAAAGCTTTGGCGCGGGCGCGCCGCGCGCGGCTGGTCTGCGTCGCGTGTCGCGTCTACTAGTCTCTTCcacttctctctctccacaTCCATCTCGCGCTCCAAATTTCCCCGAACTCCATCCCGCTCTGTCGCCTTTTCCACACGCGCCGAGGAGACGAAACAAGaatcagccgccgccgcgcccgagGTGGTCGTGACGGAGGCGAAGAAGAAGGCGGACGAGCCCGCACcggcggaggagaagaaggcggACGAGCCCGAGCCGGCGGAGGAGAAGaccgtggaggtggaggagaaggcTGTGGAGGCGGAGAAGAAGGCCGATGACGattcagaggaggaggagaaggcggacGAGGCCGAGGAGCCAGTCGCGGCGGACGAGGTGGCCGTGACCGACGGGACCGGGTCGTTCAAGGAGGAGAGTAACCTGGTGTCCGAGCTCCCTGACCCGGAGCGCATGGAGCTCGCGCAGTACAAAGAGCTCATCGCCACCGCGCTCGCCAACGGGAAGTTCGACTTGCCCCCACCTCCAACCCCACCGGCTCAGCCCGCCGCGGCGCCTTCGACGGAGGAGACAAAGCCGGAGGAGCCAGCTAAGGAGGAGGCGAAGGACGAGGCATCGGGCCTGGCGCCACGCTGTGCTGCTCCTCTCCGGCGCGATCGTTAG